The Salvelinus namaycush isolate Seneca chromosome 1, SaNama_1.0, whole genome shotgun sequence genome has a window encoding:
- the LOC120047888 gene encoding transcription factor PU.1-like produces the protein MLHPYRMEGYLISPGPASEDMYEPDIYRQQMSEYSYPYVIDAESQGEHWDYHATHHAHPLDFDNLPEGHFTELQSVQQLHLPSMARYSDVDTLSLDPGLGGHNHALPPPVPYYPRAMGYLHPSPQTMRSSDDEEPGGRSPPLEVSDEECLRDHIAHVTRGELGNKKKIRLYQFLLDLLRNGDMKDSIWWVDRDKGTFQFSSKHKEALAHRWGVQKGNRKKMTYQKMARALRNYGKTGEVKKVKKKLTYQFSGEVLGGRSHLERRPYSHL, from the exons ATGTTGCATCCGTACAGAATGGAGGGGTACCTCATCTCACCTGGTCCT GCATCAGAAGACATGTACGAACCCGACATCTATAGACAACAAATGTCAGAATATTCATATCCGTATGTCATCGATGCAGAGAGTCAAGGAG AACACTGGGACTATCACGCCACTCATCATGCTCATCCTCTGGACTTTGACAACCTCCCAGAGGGCCActtcactgagctccagagtgtCCAGCAGCTACATCTACCCAGTATGGCTCGTTACAGCGATGTTGACACTCTCTCTCTGGACCCTGGCCTTGGGGGACACAACCATGCCCTACCCCCACCG GTGCCATATTACCCTCGTGCCATGGGCTACTTGCACCCCTCTCCTCAGACGATGAGGAGCTCAGACGACGAGGAGCCAGGAGGCCGCAGCCCTCCACTAGAAGTGTCTGATGAAGAGTGTCTGAGGGACCACATTGCCCACGTAACAAGGGGAGAATTGG GCAACAAGAAGAAGATCCGTCTGTACCAGTTCCTGCTGGATCTGCTGAGGAATGGGGACATGAAGGACAGTATCTGGTGGGTGGACAGGGACAAGGGCACCTTCCAGTTCTCCTCGAAACACAAGGAGGCACTGGCACATCGGTGGGGCGTACAGAAGGGCAATCGCAAGAAAATGACCTACCAGAAGATGGCACGGGCTCTTCGCAACTATGGCAAGACAGGCGAGGTCAAAAAGGTCAAGAAGAAGCTGACTTATCAGTTCAGTGGTGAAGTGCTGGGGGGGAGGTCTCACTTGGAGAGGAGGCCATATTCCCATTTGTAG